In Desulforhopalus sp., the genomic stretch CCGCCGGCGGATCAGGTCGCCGGTTTCTTCAAGAGAATTGGGATCGTCGGCGATCATAGTGGCGAGAGCCTCGTCAATCTCGGCGATCAGGCCAGTGTCCTTCATGAAATACCAATAGGCCGAGGTGGTCAGCGAGAAACCACGAGGTGTCGGTATGGCCAGCTCACTGCCCATATGGGCGAGGTTGGCGGCCTTTGCTCCGGTGACCTTTGACTGGGCCTTGGTGATTGTTTCGAGCGGCAGGGTAAAGGGTGTGGCGGCAAAAGATTCATCCCCGGCAAGCTCGTCTTGAATGCTGCGACGGATACTGTTGAGAATACTGTGTAAATCGTCGTATTTTTCGGCCGACATGGCAGCCAGCGACGATATCAATTTTTCCGTTTCGGTAAGCAACGAGCCTATTTTTCGTTCAACCAACTGGAGGGTGAATGGCCTGTTGTTGTAATACAGCTGCTCAAGATCGGCGATGGTGGACAATGCTGTCCTATTATGCAATAAGAGTTCCCGGAAATGCTCATAGCGAGACCTCTGCTTGGCATCCATTGACGGCAGAGGTTCACAGGTATTGCCGGATTGGAACATTTTCAGGAAGGGCATGGCATTATTCCTTAATAGCTGCAACAAACTGGTATGGCATGAGCAAATCGATACGGTTTGCCGCGAGAAGACTTTCTATAAATATGCTCTGCGATTTGCTCATTTTACCAGGACTATTTTTGTTTTTCCTCCCAGCCGAGGATGCCGCCTTCCAGGAAACGCACTGAGGGATTGATTTCCTGAAGCGAGCTGGCGACCGATTGGCTGACTGATCCGCCTTTGACACAATAGACGACGACTTCCTTGTCCTTGGGCAGCGTCTTGCTCCATTCGTCGATCTTTTCCGGATCCTGCCAGGCGGCGCCGGGAATCATATCCGGGGATTTCTCGTAATCAGCCTTTCTCCTGACATCAATGATCTGGATATCAGTTTTTTGGGTCAATTTTTCGTTCAATTCGTTTGGGGTAATGGTGGTAGTCATAGTGCTCCTGTATCTAATCGTTGGAGAAATTTTTAAAAGCCAAGGAGATGCTGGAGAAGGCCTGCGGCTCCGGCTCCGCCGATGATAGAGATAATACCGACCTTGGAGAATTGCATTAAACAAAATGACGAAATTGCCAGGATTGCCGAAAACCAGGCTAATCCTCCCTCCGGAAAGAGAATTTGGGTCCCGAACCAGACGCCGAGATTGAGGACAACGCCGACAACTGCCGGGGTGATGGTGGCCAGAGCCGCCGACATCTTGCTGTTACCGGTCAATCGTTCGATATACGGGGCACCAAGGAAGATAAAGAGAAAGCTCGGGAGAAAGGTGAAATAGGTAGCAACCAGCGATCCGGTAATCGATCCGAGAAATGGCCCCAAGGTTGCGGGATGATTCCAACCTGCCAGAAAACCGACGAACTGCACCACCATGATGAGGGGCCCAGGTGTCGTCTCGGCAAGTCCTAAGCCATCCATCATCTGTAGACTGGTCAGCCAGCCGTACTGCTCAACTCCGGCCTGGGCAATATAGCCAAGGAGGGAATAGGCGCCACCGAAGGTCAGAAAAGCCGCCTTGGTGAAGAACATAGCCTCGGTGGCAAAAATGGAATTGGGCAGAAGCAGATAAAGCGCAAAGAAGGGTAGCCCCCAAAGTGCGATAAAGATAGCGAGCAGCGCGGCGGTCCTGGCAAGAGAGGGAGCTGTGCTGTAATGGGCCGCCAGGTCGGCAGCACCGCCGGACCCTTCGATCGATTTCTTGCCTGGTAAGAAGAGGCTCGGGAAGAATTGACTGCCGATAATACCGATGATGCCAACTGAAACAATCAGCGCCGGGAAAGGGAATTGGAGAAAATAAGTAGCCAGGAAGGACAGAATGGCAATGCCGATCAGCAGGTTGTTCTTCAGCGATTTCTTGCCGATCTTGATGACTGCGCCAAGGACAATGGCGAGAACCGCCGCCTTCAGCCCGACAAAGATTGCCGCCACCCAGGGCAAGGTGCCATAGGAGATGTAGATAGAGCTGAGGGCAAAGAGAATAAAGACCGAGGGCAGCACAAAGAGCACTCCGGCAGCAATTCCACCTCGGGTTTTATGGAGCAGCCAACCGATATAGGTGGCCAGTTGCTGGGCCTCGGGGCCGGGCAGCAGCATGCAATAGTTCAGGGCGTGGAGAAAGCGGTCGTTGCTGATCCACTTCTTTTTATCCACCAACTCCTGGTGCATGATGGCTATCTGGCCGGCGGGACCGCCAAAA encodes the following:
- a CDS encoding rhodanese-like domain-containing protein; translated protein: MTTTITPNELNEKLTQKTDIQIIDVRRKADYEKSPDMIPGAAWQDPEKIDEWSKTLPKDKEVVVYCVKGGSVSQSVASSLQEINPSVRFLEGGILGWEEKQK
- the chrA gene encoding chromate efflux transporter; the encoded protein is MSPTDPPTNTTATEHSPPSFKEAFLFWLKLGLISFGGPAGQIAIMHQELVDKKKWISNDRFLHALNYCMLLPGPEAQQLATYIGWLLHKTRGGIAAGVLFVLPSVFILFALSSIYISYGTLPWVAAIFVGLKAAVLAIVLGAVIKIGKKSLKNNLLIGIAILSFLATYFLQFPFPALIVSVGIIGIIGSQFFPSLFLPGKKSIEGSGGAADLAAHYSTAPSLARTAALLAIFIALWGLPFFALYLLLPNSIFATEAMFFTKAAFLTFGGAYSLLGYIAQAGVEQYGWLTSLQMMDGLGLAETTPGPLIMVVQFVGFLAGWNHPATLGPFLGSITGSLVATYFTFLPSFLFIFLGAPYIERLTGNSKMSAALATITPAVVGVVLNLGVWFGTQILFPEGGLAWFSAILAISSFCLMQFSKVGIISIIGGAGAAGLLQHLLGF